The window GCGGCGGCGGCGCTCGCCTTCCACCAGCACTCGCTGATGGTCGTCCTGGTGGTGCTCGCCGGTGCCGCGGGCGCGTATCTCGGCGACGCCGTCACCTACGTCGCCTGCCGGTACGGCGGGGAGAAGCTGGCCCGCCGGCTGCGGTGGCTGCGCAACGGGCAGCGGCTCGACGGCCTCGCCGCGCGGCTGCGCGAGCGCGAGGTGTCGGTGCTGCTGATCTCCCGGCTGGTTCCCGGCGGGCGGATCCCGGTGCTGCTCACCATCGCCCTGGCCGGTCTAGGCTGGCGGCGCTTCGCGCTGGCCAACGCCCCGGCCTGCGGGCTCTGGTCGGTGGTCTACGCCGCCTTCGGAGTGCTCGGCGGTTCGATCTTCCCCGAGCCCTGGCAGGGAGTCCTGGTCGCGGTGGTCATCGTGCTGGTGGTCACCCAGGTCGTCGCACTCGTCCGGCGCCGCTCCGGCGACTGACCGGCCGACGGCCGACACCTGCGCCGGTACGACGGCCAGGTCCGGAACCACCGCCAGCTCCGTGGTCACCAGGTGGTCCGGTACGACCTTGTCCTCCGGTACGGCCTCCTCGCGCAACCCGAGCTGGTGCAGCCAGGTCACCAGTTGCCGGTGTACGGCGACCGGGCCGTCCAACGGCTCCTCGGCGACCGGCCACTCGGCCGGGTGGAGCAGGAACGCGTCGGTCTGCCAACCGCCGAGCCCGCCGTGGCTGCCGACCAGCTCCTCGAACGCGGCCACCTCCTCGGTGCCCGAGTCGACCGCGCTGATCAGCACCAGGTCGCCGACGTGCTCGACCTCCTGGTGCCGCAACAGGTCGGCGCGTGCCCTCGGCCCGTACGCGGACAGCGGGTCCTCACCGCTGACCCGCCCGTCGCGCAGGTGGTGCTCGCCCCGGTTGCCGATCGCCACCGGACCGGTCCCGTCGTCGACCACCACCAGCCCGATGCCGGGGTGCGCGGCGAGACCGTCCACCAGCCCCGGATAGGCGGCGTCGATCTCCGTACGGGTGGGTTTGCCGGGGTGCCGGGTGAAGTAGATCATCGCGAGGTTGCCGGAGGCGACCACCAGCACGTCCGTACTGGAGATCTCGTGCGCCTCGCCCGCGCCGGCCAGCC of the Micromonospora sp. NBC_01796 genome contains:
- a CDS encoding DedA family protein, translating into MNNAIGVLTSLFALVAFGAVLPVVPTGAAVSAAAALAFHQHSLMVVLVVLAGAAGAYLGDAVTYVACRYGGEKLARRLRWLRNGQRLDGLAARLREREVSVLLISRLVPGGRIPVLLTIALAGLGWRRFALANAPACGLWSVVYAAFGVLGGSIFPEPWQGVLVAVVIVLVVTQVVALVRRRSGD